In Rhizobium oryzihabitans, one DNA window encodes the following:
- a CDS encoding CobW family GTP-binding protein, translating into MSRDRIPVSIITGFLGAGKSTLLNRLLKDPEMSDAAIIINEFGDVSIDHMLVESAGEGIIELAEGCLCCTVRGELVDTLAELMDGIQTGKLKPVKRVVIETTGLADPAPVMQSVMGNPVIAQNFVLNGMVTVVDAVNGLSTLDNHEEAVKQAAVADRLVMTKRKLADASAISALTARLQALNPRATIEDGDKADWSAAGLLDNGLYDPGSKNADVGRWLGEEAAHDHHHHDHDHLGHGHHHHHGDDDDHHRHHHDVNRHDASIRSFSIVHDKPINPMAIDMFVDLLRSAHGEKLLRMKAVVKLSDNPDRPLVLHGVQSIFHTPERLAAWPDPSDQRTRMVLITKDLPEAFVQDLFAAFTGAPGIDRPDRQAMTDNPLAVSGLRF; encoded by the coding sequence ATGTCTCGCGATCGTATACCGGTTTCCATCATCACCGGATTTCTCGGCGCCGGAAAATCGACGCTTCTCAACCGGCTTCTCAAAGACCCTGAGATGAGCGATGCCGCGATCATCATCAATGAATTCGGTGATGTCAGCATCGATCACATGCTGGTTGAAAGCGCAGGCGAGGGGATCATCGAACTCGCGGAAGGTTGCCTGTGCTGCACCGTTCGCGGCGAATTGGTGGATACGCTGGCGGAACTGATGGACGGCATCCAGACCGGCAAGCTGAAGCCGGTGAAGCGTGTCGTGATCGAGACGACCGGCCTGGCTGATCCCGCTCCTGTCATGCAATCGGTCATGGGCAACCCGGTGATCGCGCAGAATTTCGTCCTGAATGGCATGGTCACGGTGGTGGATGCCGTGAATGGCCTTTCCACCCTCGACAATCATGAGGAGGCAGTGAAACAGGCGGCCGTGGCAGACCGGCTGGTGATGACGAAGCGCAAGCTTGCCGACGCTTCCGCGATTTCGGCGCTGACGGCGCGTCTTCAGGCCCTCAATCCGCGCGCGACAATCGAGGATGGCGACAAGGCCGACTGGAGTGCTGCGGGACTTCTGGACAACGGCCTTTACGATCCCGGCAGCAAAAATGCCGATGTCGGCCGCTGGCTGGGTGAGGAGGCGGCACATGATCACCACCATCACGACCATGACCACCTCGGGCACGGCCATCACCATCATCATGGCGATGATGATGACCATCACCGTCACCATCACGATGTGAACCGTCACGATGCATCGATCCGCTCTTTCTCGATTGTTCATGACAAGCCGATCAACCCGATGGCGATCGATATGTTCGTGGATTTGCTGCGCTCGGCGCATGGGGAAAAGCTGTTGCGCATGAAGGCCGTCGTCAAGCTGTCGGATAATCCGGACCGGCCGCTGGTGCTGCATGGGGTCCAGAGTATTTTCCACACGCCCGAACGCCTCGCAGCCTGGCCGGATCCATCCGATCAGCGCACGCGCATGGTGTTGATCACCAAGGATTTGCCGGAGGCTTTCGTGCAGGACCTGTTTGCCGCCTTCACCGGCGCGCCGGGCATCGACCGGCCGGACAGGCAGGCGATGACGGATAATCCGCTGGCGGTTTCCGGGTTGCGGTTTTAG
- a CDS encoding D-alanyl-D-alanine carboxypeptidase family protein, whose amino-acid sequence MTAGLVAAAPVANANPKMVVDVKTGKVISHQEAFRKWYPASLTKLMTAYIAFSQMKAGKLSPQTEVVMSKKAADQPASKMYFKPGQKLTMDSALKLLLIKSANDIAVAIAETIGGTSENFVAQMNAQAQRLGMSSTRYVNANGLPGKGQYTTARDLALLALIIKREFPEYAGYFSLEGVTTGKKNYANFNMLVGRFDGADGMKTGFICASGFNQVSSAVRNGRSVITVVLGADSLAGRTDQSADLLQMGLTAPSGQGVSLASLAPYGDTGEVNDVSAEICNPKAAKVRSESRDEAGRMVIHSPYVTEMTRPPEYSFAGLIPGSETVAVNTVKGAAGKGELANVPIPIPRPTF is encoded by the coding sequence ATGACCGCAGGCCTTGTTGCCGCAGCACCCGTGGCGAATGCCAATCCGAAAATGGTGGTCGATGTCAAAACCGGCAAGGTGATTTCCCATCAGGAAGCGTTCCGCAAGTGGTATCCGGCCTCGCTGACCAAGCTGATGACCGCCTATATCGCCTTTTCGCAGATGAAGGCCGGCAAGCTCAGCCCGCAGACCGAGGTGGTGATGAGCAAGAAGGCCGCCGACCAGCCGGCCTCGAAAATGTATTTCAAGCCGGGCCAGAAGCTGACGATGGACAGCGCGCTGAAGCTGCTGCTCATCAAATCCGCCAATGACATCGCGGTCGCCATCGCCGAAACCATCGGCGGCACCAGCGAGAATTTCGTGGCGCAGATGAACGCGCAGGCGCAACGGCTGGGCATGAGCTCCACCCGTTACGTCAATGCCAACGGATTGCCCGGCAAAGGGCAATATACGACCGCGCGCGACCTTGCCCTTCTGGCCCTGATCATCAAGCGGGAATTCCCGGAATATGCCGGTTATTTCTCTCTTGAGGGCGTTACCACCGGCAAAAAGAACTATGCGAATTTCAACATGCTGGTCGGCCGCTTCGACGGTGCGGACGGCATGAAGACCGGCTTCATCTGTGCGTCCGGTTTCAACCAGGTGTCATCCGCCGTGCGCAACGGCCGTTCGGTCATCACCGTCGTTCTGGGCGCAGATAGCCTTGCCGGTCGAACCGATCAGTCGGCCGATCTTCTGCAGATGGGTCTCACCGCGCCGTCGGGCCAGGGTGTTTCGCTCGCCTCGCTGGCGCCCTATGGCGACACCGGCGAAGTAAATGACGTGAGTGCCGAGATTTGCAATCCGAAGGCCGCCAAGGTGCGCAGCGAAAGCCGCGATGAGGCGGGCCGGATGGTCATCCACTCGCCCTACGTCACGGAAATGACCCGCCCGCCGGAATATTCCTTCGCCGGCCTCATTCCAGGCAGCGAGACAGTGGCGGTCAACACCGTTAAGGGAGCTGCCGGCAAGGGTGAGCTGGCCAACGTGCCTATCCCGATCCCGCGCCCGACATTTTGA
- a CDS encoding M20 aminoacylase family protein, whose product MPILNRAAELQQEVSEWRRHLHENPEILYDVDNTAAFVAEKLKSFGVDEIVTGLGRTGVVGIIRGNVAGERTIGFRADMDALPILEETGKPWASKTTGAMHACGHDGHTAMLLGAAKYLAETRNFAGSIAVIFQPAEEGGAGALAMVEDGLMERFGINEVYGMHNMPGIPLGSFAIRKGGIMAAPDKFSITVKGRGGHAAQPHRTIDPITIGAQIVGNLQMIASRNADPIRSVVVSVTRFHAGSSHNIIPNDALIAGTVRSLDETVRDLAQDRIKQMAEGVALANGAEAEVVYERYCPVTFNHADETDHAIRVARDVAGERHVDPDVDPSMAGEDFSFMLKERPGAFIFIGNGDSAGLHNPGYDFNDDAIAYGISYWVKLAEQRLTA is encoded by the coding sequence ATGCCGATTTTGAACAGAGCCGCCGAACTTCAGCAGGAAGTCAGCGAATGGCGGCGTCACCTGCACGAAAACCCCGAGATTTTGTATGATGTCGACAACACCGCGGCCTTCGTTGCGGAGAAGCTGAAATCTTTCGGCGTTGACGAAATCGTGACCGGCCTTGGCCGCACGGGCGTGGTCGGCATCATCAGGGGCAATGTTGCGGGTGAGCGCACAATCGGCTTTCGCGCGGATATGGATGCTCTTCCCATTCTCGAGGAAACCGGCAAGCCATGGGCTTCCAAAACGACAGGCGCAATGCATGCCTGCGGTCATGACGGTCACACCGCAATGCTGCTCGGCGCCGCAAAATATCTTGCCGAAACACGCAATTTCGCCGGCTCGATCGCCGTCATTTTCCAGCCCGCCGAAGAAGGTGGCGCGGGCGCGCTCGCCATGGTCGAAGACGGCCTGATGGAGCGCTTCGGCATTAACGAGGTCTACGGCATGCACAATATGCCGGGCATCCCGCTCGGCTCCTTCGCCATCCGCAAGGGCGGCATCATGGCGGCCCCGGACAAGTTTTCAATCACGGTCAAGGGCCGCGGCGGCCATGCGGCGCAGCCGCACCGCACCATCGATCCGATCACCATTGGCGCACAGATCGTCGGCAACCTGCAGATGATAGCCTCACGCAACGCCGATCCGATCCGCTCGGTGGTCGTCTCCGTCACCCGCTTTCACGCCGGTTCCAGCCACAACATCATCCCCAATGATGCGCTGATCGCCGGCACCGTGCGCAGTCTGGACGAGACGGTGCGTGATCTCGCGCAAGATCGCATCAAGCAGATGGCGGAAGGTGTGGCACTTGCAAACGGCGCGGAAGCCGAGGTCGTCTATGAGCGTTATTGCCCGGTAACCTTCAACCATGCGGACGAGACCGACCACGCCATTCGCGTCGCCCGCGATGTCGCGGGTGAGAGACATGTCGATCCCGATGTCGACCCTTCCATGGCGGGCGAGGATTTTTCCTTCATGCTGAAGGAAAGGCCGGGTGCCTTCATCTTCATCGGCAACGGCGATTCGGCTGGCCTTCACAATCCCGGCTACGATTTCAACGACGACGCCATCGCCTACGGCATTTCCTACTGGGTGAAACTGGCCGAACAGCGCCTGACGGCCTGA
- a CDS encoding DUF2161 domain-containing phosphodiesterase — protein METSLYQPVKAFLEKAGYVVKGEVGNCDLVGLSDGDPPVVVICELKLAFNLELILQAVDRGSISDEVWIAAKMSARGKGRETDKRYRDLCRRLGIGMLGVSEDGHVNIIVSSVSPMPRTNPKRRSRLIREHQKRRGDPALGGSTRTPLMTAYRQQALGCAKALAQGPLRVRDVRLDVPDAGKILLSNVYGWFERLDRGVYGLTDAGREAVVRWPT, from the coding sequence ATGGAAACTTCTCTCTATCAACCTGTGAAAGCCTTTCTCGAAAAGGCTGGCTATGTGGTCAAGGGAGAGGTCGGCAATTGTGATCTCGTTGGTTTAAGTGACGGTGACCCACCCGTCGTCGTGATTTGCGAACTGAAACTGGCTTTCAATCTCGAGCTGATCCTTCAGGCGGTTGATCGCGGATCGATCTCTGACGAAGTCTGGATCGCAGCGAAAATGTCCGCCCGAGGGAAAGGACGGGAGACCGATAAACGTTATCGAGACCTTTGTCGTCGTCTGGGGATTGGAATGCTTGGGGTATCGGAAGACGGTCACGTCAATATCATCGTGAGCTCTGTTTCTCCCATGCCTCGAACAAATCCCAAACGACGGTCGCGGCTTATACGCGAACACCAGAAGCGCAGGGGTGATCCGGCGCTTGGTGGCAGCACGCGTACGCCGCTCATGACGGCATATCGCCAGCAGGCGCTTGGATGTGCGAAAGCCTTGGCTCAGGGGCCACTGCGCGTGCGTGATGTGAGGCTGGACGTCCCTGATGCGGGCAAAATACTGCTCTCAAATGTATATGGCTGGTTTGAGAGGCTTGACCGTGGGGTCTATGGTCTGACCGATGCTGGCCGCGAAGCGGTGGTGCGTTGGCCGACATAA
- the pbpC gene encoding penicillin-binding protein 1C, producing the protein MRRKKAIIFGIVSAALLLGGAAFGLDALDKAYPPPLDAARQRSFEVLDRDGRLLRAFATPDGRWRLKTTAAEVDPQFLRMLVAYEDQRFYEHHGVDPWALLRSAWQLASNGRIVSGASTLSMQVARLIEPRADRSFSAKFLQAARALQIERRLSKAEILDLYLNIAPYGGNLEGIRAAGLAWFGKEPARLDTAEAALLVALPQLPEKRRPDRFPDAARQARERVLQRLAVERVVGEGEAERSGLAGVPASRRDLPSYAPHMAVAARAKFPNVTEVHSTLKLPIQRELEDVARHAAEKLGDRVSVAIVMADAQTGDILAEVGSADYLDTARRGFVEMSRAVRSPGSTLKPFIYGLAFEDGLVGQETIIEDRPADFSGYRPRNFDMHYQGDVSIRQALQLSLNVPAVKLLDAVSPSALMVRFRRAGVRLVLPANEAPGLAIALGGAGISLVDLVQLYAGLAGGSEPVRLGDGVRSTPERLGGDRLFSDAAIWNVSDILSGVLPPLGMKQRGIAYKTGTSYGYRDAWSVGYDGRHVVGIWVGRADNGAVPGIAGYATAAPILFEAFEKSGVAITPMPAAPSGVARVAVSDLPANQRRFTLTASGLLSASKRESAPRIVYPPEGARVELSSQSGISPLVLKLQGGRAPFRWLANGMPLPDVSLRRNSEWRPEGQGFSTLTVIDADGRASSVRVFIE; encoded by the coding sequence ATGAGGCGGAAAAAGGCGATCATCTTCGGCATCGTGTCGGCCGCGCTGCTTTTAGGCGGCGCGGCCTTCGGCCTCGATGCGCTGGACAAGGCCTATCCGCCACCGCTGGACGCCGCTCGGCAGCGGTCCTTCGAGGTGCTGGACCGCGACGGCCGGCTGCTGCGCGCCTTCGCGACACCGGATGGCCGCTGGCGGCTGAAAACCACCGCCGCCGAGGTCGATCCGCAATTTCTGCGCATGCTGGTCGCTTATGAGGATCAGCGTTTCTATGAGCATCACGGCGTCGACCCGTGGGCACTGCTGCGCTCCGCCTGGCAACTGGCGAGCAACGGCCGGATTGTCTCCGGCGCATCGACGCTCTCCATGCAGGTGGCGCGGTTGATCGAACCGCGTGCCGACCGGTCGTTTTCGGCGAAATTTTTGCAGGCCGCACGTGCGCTCCAGATCGAAAGACGGCTCAGCAAGGCGGAGATTCTCGATCTTTATCTGAATATCGCGCCCTATGGCGGCAATCTCGAAGGCATTCGCGCCGCAGGCCTCGCCTGGTTCGGCAAGGAACCTGCGCGGCTCGATACGGCCGAGGCCGCCCTGCTCGTGGCGCTGCCGCAATTGCCGGAAAAGCGCCGTCCGGACCGTTTCCCGGATGCGGCAAGGCAGGCGCGGGAGCGCGTGTTGCAACGCCTTGCCGTCGAGCGTGTGGTGGGGGAAGGGGAGGCGGAAAGGTCGGGTCTTGCGGGCGTGCCCGCCAGCCGGCGGGATCTGCCATCCTATGCGCCGCATATGGCCGTTGCCGCGCGGGCGAAATTTCCAAATGTTACTGAGGTGCATTCCACGCTGAAACTGCCAATCCAGCGGGAACTGGAAGATGTGGCCCGCCATGCGGCGGAAAAGCTGGGAGACAGGGTCTCCGTCGCCATCGTCATGGCCGACGCGCAGACCGGCGACATTCTGGCGGAGGTGGGCTCGGCGGATTATCTCGATACGGCAAGGCGCGGTTTCGTGGAGATGAGCCGGGCCGTGCGCTCGCCGGGGTCCACCCTCAAGCCTTTCATTTATGGCCTCGCCTTCGAAGACGGTCTTGTCGGGCAGGAAACCATCATCGAGGATCGCCCGGCTGATTTTTCCGGTTATCGCCCGCGCAATTTCGACATGCATTATCAGGGCGATGTCAGCATCAGGCAGGCGCTGCAACTGTCGCTCAACGTGCCCGCCGTCAAACTTCTGGATGCGGTCAGCCCGTCTGCGCTGATGGTGCGTTTCCGGCGGGCGGGCGTGAGGCTCGTGCTTCCCGCAAACGAGGCGCCGGGGCTCGCCATCGCGCTTGGTGGCGCGGGTATTTCGCTGGTGGATCTGGTGCAGCTTTATGCGGGACTTGCTGGCGGCAGTGAGCCCGTGCGGCTCGGGGATGGCGTCCGCTCCACCCCGGAACGGCTCGGCGGTGACCGGCTGTTTTCCGATGCCGCGATCTGGAACGTCTCCGACATCCTGTCCGGCGTGCTGCCGCCGCTCGGCATGAAGCAGCGCGGCATCGCCTACAAGACCGGCACCAGCTACGGTTACCGCGATGCATGGTCGGTGGGTTATGACGGGCGGCATGTGGTCGGCATCTGGGTCGGGCGTGCCGACAATGGTGCGGTTCCGGGCATCGCCGGTTATGCGACGGCCGCCCCGATCCTGTTCGAGGCCTTCGAGAAGTCCGGCGTGGCGATCACGCCGATGCCGGCCGCACCTTCCGGTGTTGCGCGGGTTGCCGTGAGCGACCTTCCCGCCAACCAGCGACGTTTCACCCTGACCGCAAGTGGCCTGCTTTCCGCCTCGAAACGGGAAAGCGCCCCGCGCATCGTTTATCCGCCGGAAGGGGCAAGGGTCGAGCTTTCCAGCCAGTCGGGCATTTCGCCGCTGGTGTTGAAGCTGCAGGGCGGGCGTGCGCCTTTCCGCTGGCTCGCCAACGGCATGCCCCTGCCGGATGTCTCCCTTCGCCGCAACAGCGAATGGCGGCCGGAGGGGCAGGGATTTTCGACGCTGACGGTGATCGACGCCGATGGCCGCGCTTCGAGCGTGCGGGTTTTCATCGAGTGA
- a CDS encoding Trm112 family protein, producing MDDRMSNVDPKLLELLVCPLTKGRLSYDRARNELISESARLAYPIRDGVPIMLISEARKIED from the coding sequence ATGGACGACAGGATGAGCAATGTCGATCCCAAGCTCCTGGAGCTACTGGTCTGCCCTTTGACGAAGGGACGGCTTTCCTACGACCGGGCCCGCAACGAACTCATTTCCGAGAGCGCCAGACTTGCCTACCCGATCCGGGACGGCGTGCCGATCATGCTGATTTCCGAAGCGCGGAAAATCGAAGACTAA
- a CDS encoding LON peptidase substrate-binding domain-containing protein, translated as MHVGNARYVKNDDLPETVPVFPLPGALLLPEGHLPLNVFEPRYLAMIDMALAGHRVIGMVQPALNVMEAGLEGGPLSAVGCLGRITSFSETGDGRYIISLTGVCRFRLLEEVDAGKPYRSFRHAPFIADLSGEYDEDAVDRENLLRVFRAFLDANQLEADWESVERAGNRVLVNSLSMMSPFGPAEKQALLEAPDLKTRAETLIAITEIVLAQGSGEGGNVLQ; from the coding sequence ATGCATGTCGGAAATGCGAGATATGTGAAGAACGACGACCTGCCGGAAACCGTGCCGGTCTTTCCATTGCCTGGCGCCCTGCTTCTGCCGGAAGGCCATCTTCCGCTCAATGTCTTCGAGCCCAGATATCTCGCCATGATCGATATGGCGCTGGCTGGCCACCGTGTCATCGGCATGGTGCAGCCTGCCCTCAATGTCATGGAGGCGGGGCTTGAGGGTGGTCCTCTCAGCGCTGTTGGATGCCTTGGTCGCATTACCTCCTTTTCCGAAACGGGGGATGGCCGTTACATCATCTCGCTCACCGGTGTGTGCCGTTTCCGCCTGCTGGAAGAGGTGGATGCGGGCAAGCCCTATCGCAGTTTCCGCCATGCGCCTTTCATCGCCGATCTTTCCGGTGAATATGATGAGGATGCGGTGGACCGCGAAAACCTGCTGCGGGTGTTCCGCGCGTTTCTTGATGCCAACCAGCTGGAGGCGGATTGGGAAAGTGTGGAGAGGGCGGGCAACCGTGTTCTTGTCAACTCGCTCTCCATGATGTCTCCGTTCGGGCCGGCCGAAAAGCAGGCGCTGCTGGAAGCACCCGATCTGAAAACGCGGGCCGAAACATTGATCGCCATCACCGAAATCGTTCTTGCCCAGGGATCGGGCGAGGGCGGCAACGTGCTGCAGTAG
- the trxA gene encoding thioredoxin, with protein sequence MSGTNNPYGSSYGGQMSGNAQYSGELNGASSGHIKDTTTAAFSRDVLEESRHQPVLVDFWAPWCGPCKQLTPVLEKAVNEANGRVKLVKLNIDDHPSIPGQLGIQSIPAIVAFLDGRPVDGFMGAVPESQIKQFIDKIAGPDAGDPKAEIEAVLTEAKQLLADGDFNGAAQLFGAVMQADPENPAAIAGIAECMIAVGQYERASELLSSLPAEVAEDAGIQLVSKKIAQYEEARKIGDPVALERDIEINPDHFEARIKLAKVLNAQGRRDEAADHLLYVMRKDRTFDDDGARRQLLEFFEAWGFKDPASVAGRRKLSALLFS encoded by the coding sequence ATGAGCGGCACGAACAATCCTTACGGCAGTTCCTATGGCGGGCAGATGTCCGGCAACGCGCAATATAGCGGCGAGCTGAACGGTGCATCCTCCGGTCACATCAAGGACACGACGACAGCCGCTTTCTCCAGGGATGTTCTGGAAGAATCGCGCCACCAGCCGGTTCTTGTGGATTTCTGGGCCCCGTGGTGCGGCCCGTGCAAGCAACTGACTCCGGTGCTTGAAAAGGCCGTCAACGAGGCCAACGGCCGCGTGAAGCTCGTGAAGCTGAATATCGACGATCACCCGTCCATTCCGGGCCAGCTCGGCATCCAGTCCATTCCCGCCATCGTCGCGTTCCTGGATGGCAGGCCTGTCGACGGCTTCATGGGTGCTGTGCCGGAAAGCCAGATCAAGCAGTTCATCGACAAGATCGCTGGACCCGATGCGGGTGATCCGAAGGCCGAGATCGAGGCGGTTCTTACCGAAGCGAAGCAGCTTCTGGCGGATGGTGATTTTAACGGCGCGGCGCAATTGTTCGGCGCCGTCATGCAGGCCGATCCTGAAAACCCCGCCGCCATTGCCGGTATTGCCGAATGCATGATCGCTGTGGGTCAATATGAGCGGGCAAGCGAACTCCTGTCTTCCCTGCCGGCAGAGGTCGCCGAGGATGCGGGCATCCAGCTCGTGTCGAAAAAGATCGCGCAATATGAGGAAGCCCGCAAGATCGGCGACCCGGTGGCGCTGGAACGCGATATTGAAATCAATCCCGATCATTTCGAGGCGCGGATAAAGCTTGCCAAGGTCCTGAACGCTCAAGGGCGGCGTGACGAGGCGGCGGATCATCTGCTTTATGTCATGCGCAAGGACAGAACCTTCGATGATGACGGCGCGCGCCGCCAGCTTCTGGAGTTTTTCGAAGCCTGGGGCTTCAAGGACCCGGCAAGTGTCGCCGGTCGCAGGAAGCTTTCGGCACTACTCTTTTCGTAA
- a CDS encoding prolyl-tRNA synthetase associated domain-containing protein, translated as MAENSPKTAADLFAFLDGLGIAHTTKEHEPVYTVAESRSLRDLIPGGHTKNLFVKDKKDQYFVLTVEENAVVDLKSVHKTIGAASRVSFGRPEKMLEYLGVVPGSVTVFGAINDSGGEVTFVLDSDLLENELINGHPLSNDQTTTIGNRDLIRFLEATGHTPLVLKVSE; from the coding sequence ATGGCGGAAAATTCTCCGAAGACGGCAGCGGATTTGTTCGCTTTTCTGGACGGGCTCGGCATCGCGCATACGACGAAGGAGCATGAGCCGGTCTATACCGTCGCCGAATCCCGGTCCCTGCGGGATCTCATCCCGGGCGGTCATACGAAGAACCTTTTTGTGAAGGACAAGAAGGATCAGTATTTCGTTCTGACCGTTGAGGAAAATGCGGTCGTTGACCTGAAGAGCGTTCACAAGACGATTGGCGCCGCAAGTCGCGTATCCTTCGGCAGACCGGAAAAAATGCTGGAATATCTGGGCGTCGTTCCGGGTTCCGTGACGGTTTTCGGCGCCATCAACGATAGTGGCGGCGAGGTTACCTTCGTGCTCGACAGCGATCTTCTGGAAAACGAGCTGATCAATGGTCATCCGCTTTCCAATGACCAGACGACGACGATAGGAAACAGGGATCTCATTCGTTTTCTGGAGGCGACCGGTCATACGCCGCTTGTCTTGAAAGTCAGCGAGTGA
- a CDS encoding peroxiredoxin, with protein MTSMNDVSTSISSPALRMGDAAPDFEARSTQGPVRLSDFKGRWLVFFSHPADFTPVCTTEFVALAKAHDRFAALDCALLGLSVDSLYAHLAWSRAIRELFSVDIPFPVIEDPSMLVGRAYGMIDEASEDSAGVRASYFIDPEGVIRAITHYPLTIGRSVDEMVRMVAALQATYSGEKLAPADWQPGQPLLHPADEKAQDEADWFCRRDG; from the coding sequence ATGACTTCAATGAACGACGTATCGACCAGTATTTCCTCTCCCGCTTTGCGAATGGGCGACGCCGCCCCTGATTTTGAAGCCCGATCCACCCAGGGCCCGGTTCGGCTTTCCGACTTCAAGGGCCGGTGGCTGGTATTCTTCTCGCACCCGGCCGACTTCACACCCGTCTGCACGACGGAGTTCGTTGCACTCGCTAAGGCCCATGACCGGTTCGCGGCTCTCGACTGTGCGCTGTTGGGACTATCGGTCGACAGTCTCTATGCGCATCTCGCCTGGAGCCGCGCCATCCGCGAGCTGTTCTCGGTCGACATTCCCTTCCCAGTCATCGAAGATCCCTCGATGCTCGTAGGCCGAGCCTACGGCATGATCGACGAAGCGTCTGAAGACAGCGCTGGCGTTCGGGCGAGCTATTTCATCGACCCGGAAGGCGTGATCCGGGCGATCACCCATTACCCTCTGACGATCGGGCGTTCGGTCGACGAGATGGTGCGGATGGTGGCGGCCTTGCAAGCCACCTATTCGGGCGAGAAGCTGGCGCCGGCCGACTGGCAGCCGGGCCAGCCACTGCTTCATCCCGCCGACGAAAAGGCTCAGGATGAAGCCGACTGGTTCTGTCGGAGGGATGGATGA
- a CDS encoding ArsR/SmtB family transcription factor, translated as MMTLWQSRAQADIAADKLRRFAQPQRLMILSLLLEGEKSVTEIDMASEIGQPALSQQLAELRKAELVTTRRQAKQVYYSLADDTVVLCVRSIEAVFGAGDPEQALLSMVKPDVRPERSGIVRGAANFVRIR; from the coding sequence ATGATGACGCTCTGGCAATCGCGGGCGCAAGCGGATATCGCGGCCGACAAGCTTCGCAGGTTCGCTCAGCCGCAAAGATTGATGATCTTGTCCCTTCTGCTCGAAGGTGAAAAATCGGTCACCGAAATCGACATGGCGAGCGAGATCGGCCAGCCGGCACTCAGCCAGCAGCTCGCCGAACTCCGCAAGGCAGAACTCGTGACAACGCGCCGGCAGGCGAAGCAGGTTTATTACAGCCTCGCCGATGACACCGTCGTCTTGTGTGTGCGCAGCATCGAGGCGGTGTTCGGCGCCGGCGATCCTGAACAGGCGCTCTTGAGCATGGTCAAACCGGACGTCCGGCCGGAGCGAAGCGGGATCGTGCGGGGCGCGGCCAACTTCGTGCGAATACGTTGA
- a CDS encoding carboxymuconolactone decarboxylase family protein, translating into MIEDWKKLIENMNGGVKSLRQDAPNVMKAFSDMSRAAHSGEALDQTTKELIALAIGVATRCQPCIAYHAEGAVKAGASREQISETLAMAVYMGAGPSVMYAAQALEACDQLAG; encoded by the coding sequence ATGATCGAAGACTGGAAAAAACTCATCGAGAATATGAATGGTGGCGTAAAGTCCCTCCGGCAGGATGCGCCCAATGTTATGAAAGCCTTCAGCGACATGTCACGGGCCGCACATAGCGGCGAAGCGCTCGACCAGACGACGAAGGAGTTGATTGCACTTGCCATTGGCGTCGCGACGCGGTGTCAGCCTTGTATAGCCTATCATGCCGAAGGTGCCGTCAAAGCCGGCGCGAGCCGTGAGCAGATCAGCGAGACCTTGGCCATGGCCGTCTATATGGGCGCGGGGCCGTCGGTCATGTACGCGGCCCAGGCGCTTGAAGCCTGCGATCAACTCGCGGGGTAG